The Thiorhodovibrio frisius genome segment TCGAACCCGCGTTCTGGCCGCTGGTACTGGCCGTGCCGGTGATCCTGGGGCTGTCGATCCTCCTGTTGAAGAAGCAGGAGACCTGAACATGTCGCATGCCGCGACGATTTACCGCCTGGGGATCAAGGAGCTGTGGAGCCTGGCGCGCGACCCGATGATGCTGGTGCTGATTGCCTACACCTTCACCGTGTCGATCTATGTTGCGGCCACAGCGATGCCGGAGACCCTGCACAAGGCGCCGATTGCGATTGTCGATGAGGATGCCTCGCCGCTCTCGATCCGCATCGCCACCGCCTTCTACCCGCCGCGCTTCAATCCCCCTGCGATGATCCCGCTGAACCGCATCGATGCCGGCATGGATGCCGGGGACTACACCTTTGTGCTGGACATTCCACCCGACTTCCAGCGCGATGTGCTGGCCGGTCGCTCGCCAGCGATCCAGCTCAACGTCGATGCCACGCGCATGAGCCAGGCCTTCACCGGCAGCAGCTATGTTCAGCAGATGGTGTTGGGCGAGGTCAGCGAATTCGTCCAGCGTTACCGCGCCAGCCCCGAATGGCCGGTGGAGCTGGCCCTGCGCGCACGCTTCAATCCCAACCTGGAGCAGTCCTGGTTCGGTGCCCTGATGGAGATCATCAACAACGTCACCATGCTGTCGGTCATCCTGACCGGCGCGGCACTCATCCGCGAGCGCGAGCACGGCACCATCGATCACCTGCTGGCCATGCCGGTGACGCCCGCCGAGATCATGCTGTCGAAGGTTTGGTCGATGGGCCTGGTGGTGCTGCTGGCCGCGACCATTGCGCTGGTGTTCGTCGTGCAGGGCATCCTTCGGGTGCCGATCGCGGGCTCGCTGGCGCTGTTCCTGGTCGCCGCCGGGCTGCATCTCTTCGCCACGACGTCGATGGCCATCTTCATGGCCACGCTGGCGCGCTCGATGCCGCAGTTCGGCATGCTCGCGGTGCTGGTCCTGCTGCCGCTGCAATTGCTCTCGGGTAACTCGACCCCGCGCGAGAGCATGCCGGAGCTGGTGCAAAACCTGATGCTCGCCGCCCCCACTACCCACTTCGTCGCAGCCAGCCAGGCCATCCTGTTCCGCGGCGCCGGCCTTGCCGTCGTCTGGCCGCAGTTCCTCACACTAGGCCTGATCGGCGCGGTGCTCTTCACCATTGCGCTCAATCGCTTTCGCAGGACCATTAGTCAGATGGCATGATGTGGAGGGGCGCGTAAGATCCGCATCACCGGCAACATCATCGACGATGATGCGGCGGAAGAAGACGAACTGGAATCGACGTTAGCGCAGGTGCTTCAACAGCCCTTTGGCATGGTCGCGTGACTACCGCAAGACTCGGCAGCCCCCTGCGCTATGGCCTTGTTTCTTTCGTGTGTTCCTCGAAGGCAGCAGTGGCGGACGCCGCAGGCAAGAGATTCTCGCCTTCCTTCAAGGGTCTTGCCTCCCGTGCCTGCTCCTCGATGACGCTCGACTCGCTGTACAAACCTGCTTCCGCCTTCGTCGACACGACTTCGAGGTCTTGGTGCCTCGATGCGGCGGGGAACGGCTTTGCCGGTACCGCACTTTGCGCGTTCGCTGCTGGTTTCTCGGCGAGCATGCTCACGGGAACGCCTTGAGGGAAGACGACTTCTCGGGCCTCGTCCGGCATCTCGATGCCGTGATTCTGAAAGGCGAGCTTCACCAGTCGGATGACCGAAGAGCGCACCTTCAGCCAGCTGTGCTCGCGCCCGTTGAGCCAAAAGTAGACACGCAGATTCACCGTTGCGCTGCCGAGGCTGTCCGCCAGGACCGAGGGCTCCGGGTCGTTCAGCACGGCTGGGTGGTCGGCCAGCACCTTGCGCGCAATCTCCTGGGCCTCGTTGATCGCATCGTCGTAGCCGATGCCGACGACAAAGTCCTCGCGCCGGTTGGCGTTGGTCGTGAAGTTGCTGAGAATGCTCTTGTAAACGGTCGCATTGGGGATCTGCGCGAGGTTGCCGTCGAGGGTCATCAAGATGGTGGTGCGCATGTTCAACTGCTGCACATAACCGGTCACGCCGGCGATCTCGACCAGGTCGCCGGTCTCGAATGGCCGCTGAATGCTCAGGAAGATGCTGGACAGAAAGTTCTCGGTGATATCGCGGAAGGCGATACCCAGGACCAGGCCGATCAGACCGGTGCCTCCGACCAGCGTCAAGGCCAGTTGCGTCAGGCCTGAGACCCTGAGAATGAGATAGACGCCACAGAGGACAACGAACCCGCCTGCCGCACGCGCAATCACCGTCTGCAGGAGTTTCGTCCGAACCCTTTGGCGGAGTAATGCGCGGACGCCTCGTGTCGCCAACAGCGCGGTCACCACCGACAGTACCAGGATGAGCAGTCCGAAAAGAAAGAACGGCATCGCGCGGATGAAGTCGCGCCAGAGCGCGGAGATACCGCTCGATGTCTGGCGGAAATCCCAAGCCGACGGTTGGGGCACCTCAATCCGGTTGGCGACGGCGACGACGTCCTGCGTATTGCGCGAAAGATCCCCAGCCCAGGTTCTCAGCTCATCGGACTCCACCTGACCGCTGAGAAAGACGACACCTTCCTGGACCCGGACCTGCGGGTCGGTGAACCAGTCGGTAGCATCCAGCACGGTTTGGAGTCGCTTGCGGATCTCTTCATCTTGCGCGACGGGTTTGACATCCACCTTCGCGGGTGCGAGCGAAAGCTCTTCTGTTGCGGAGCTGATGGGTTTGTGCGGCTCGTTTCCCGTGCCGACCGACTCCTGCGCCATGACCGAAGCGATGCCCCAGCAAAACATGGCTCCGAGCAATGCCGCCCGCAGGCATAACCTCATCGCGCAGCAGGGCCATGGCGACGTCATCGCCGCCACATCCAGTTGCGGATCTCCAGCAGATCCCTGCCATGTTTGGCGATGAAGTGCCGCTGCTCGATCAGCTTGTCCTGGACCAACTGCATCAGGTGCGCCCCTTTGATGGTGTTTTTGATCTTGGCTCAGTAGACACCTGACCCGATTGGCGTCCCTGCCTGGTTGTCACTCTCTCCATGTATTTGCAGAGATGGTTGAGAAAATCAGTCGACCGAGGGCCATTCCAAAAGGGCATGACCTGCCCCTGATGGCACGGCCTTAATCGACTTACTTGCCCGCGCCTGATGCAGCCTCTGACCCCATCCCGGTTCCCATTCCCATCCCCGGACGGCTCTGCCTCTGAGCCTGTTGTCCGGCCTCAAACTCCTCGGGGGTCAACTCGCCATCAGCGTTTTGATCGAAGTCCGCAAAGGTCGGCGGATTGGCGGCATTCCGCATAGGCATGCCCTGCGCGGAACGCTCCGCCATGCGCTCCTCATGGGCTGTTGTGAACTCCTGCTCGGTGATGGCCCCGTCGCCGTTCTTGTCACAGCTAGCGAACGTCATGGGGCCGGGCGGGGACTGGGCCAGCAAGGCTCCGGACAGCCCCACGCCAGCAAGGGTCAGGGCAAAGCTCATAGATAAGGTTCGGTTTTGGTGTCTCATCGTTCTATCTCCTAGGGCTGGTCAGGATTGGCGCGGTGCGCTCAATTGTAATGAAGGTCTTTGTGAGTCGTTCGTTGCAACTGTGCCGTCCCAGTCTTTCTGGACACGCCGCCTCACCACAACGACAGTCGTCTTAGCTGCCTTTCTTGATCTTTGCCTTGGCATCACCAATACCTGCCTGGGCTTTGCCTGCCTTCTTTTGGATCTTTCCCTCCACTTCCAGCTTTTCGTTGCCGACGGCATGACCGGCGACATCCTTCGCTTTGCCTTTGGCTTCTTCGTAGCGACCTTTGACCTGTTGCTTGTTCATCTGTCTATCCTGTGAATGAATTGAGTGATCACCCCAGCGCGGAATGGGATTTCCTGCGCTGAAGGAAAAAATACGCGCGCGAGGGCTCGCCGTCGGTTCGGCAGCACACATAGACAAAAGCTTTTTTTGTGCGCTACCGAACTGACATCCCCTGGACACTTCGGTCAAGCTCTCAATGGAGTGATCTTTCAACGACGCCCACCGGAGAATGACATGCTGTTCAAACAATTGTTCGAGCCGATTTCCAGCACCTATACCTATCTGCTCGGCTGCGAGGAGACCGGTCAGGCGATCCTGATCGATCCGGTGCTGCCCACCTGGTCGCGCGATCTCGCGGCCATCGCCGAGCTTGGGCTGAAGCTGGTCTACACGCTCGACACCCACATCCACGCCGATCACATCACGGCGGCAAGCACCCTCAAGCGCGAGTCCGGGAGCCGGATCGCACATCCCGCCATCGACGCGCTGCCCTGTACCGACGAGCCGGTGCAGGAAGGCACACCGCTGGCGGTTGGCAGCCTCCGGATCGACCCGCTCTTCACCCCCGGACACACCGACGGCCATCACGCCTATCGCGTCGGCGACCGCGTCTTGACCGGCGATGCGCTCCTGATCGACGGCTGTGGTCGCACCGACTTCCAGAATGGCGACGCGCCCGCGCTGTATCGAAGCGTGCGCGAAACACTGTTTTCACAGCCCGATGAAACACTGGTGTATCCGGCCCATGATTACGAGGGGCGGCGGGTGTCGAGCATCGCACAGGAGAAGGCCCGCAACCCGCGCCTCGGTGGTGAGCGCTCGCTCGCGGACTTCGTCGCGCTCATGGGTGAGCTGGATCTGTCCTATCCGACCTTCATTGACTATGCGGTGCCAGGAAACCGGGAATGCGGCGTCTGTCCCGCCGACGTACCGGAGGATCTCCAGCGGTATTGCAAGCAGATGAGTGACAGTCGACAGGGTTGAGGCACGCCTTGAGGAAGCGCGCGGATCCTCGTCGATCACGCGATCTCTGGGTCATCATCCTAAATTCGGCACTTAAAACCGCAAAGGCGAAAAGGCCCCGACGAGTGTAATCGAGTACTCTCATCCGCATCGTTTAGCCCGCAAATCGGTGTTTTGACTATGCGGATGCCTTGGCAATACGGATGATTTCCCGCGCGATGTCTTCAGGCGACAGGATTAAATCGATACACCCACTCGCGATAGCGCTCTCCGGCATCGCTGACTCCCCAGCGGTGTCGGGCGCTTGCGCGATGGTGATCCCCCCGACCGCTTTGATCTCGCACAGCGCCTCAGCGCCATCGCCATCCAAGCCGGAGACGATGACCGCGATGAGTTGGCCATTCCAGTGCTCGGTGAGGGAACGCAGAAAGACCGTGATCACATCGGGCCATCCGCGCGGTTTCGAGATCGGCTGGAGACGGAAAACCCCGTCGAGCACATGCAAATCCCGTTGCGCCGGGATGATAAACACCTGGTTAGGCCGGATAAGCAAGCGTTCCGTGATCAGTTCCACCGGCATCTTGGTGTAGGCGGGAAGAATCTCGTGGAGATGAGTCGCGACGGTTCGCAGGTGATTCACGATCACAATCGCCACCCCCATGTGAGGTGGTAAATGCTCGAGTAACCGGAGATAGGCATCGAGGCCACCGGCCGAGCCGCCCACACAAACGATCGGGAAATCGGTCGCAGTCGGCTTGGCGTTCATCGGCAGCCCTCTGTTTCGCGTCATACTTGTTCTTGCGTTTCGGTCGGTGCCTGAGCCTGAGGGCGTCCCTGCCCAGTTTCGATATCCCCCGCTGGCACCCTTGAGTGCCGTCCGGAGAAGTCCAACCCCTTGGCAACCAGCATTCCTCGATGGGTTCGCCAGGAGCTGTTGCGATGCAAGGCAATGCGTCGTCGTTCCTAGATATCTTTCTTGATCTCCTCCGCGACATCCTCGATCTCCTCCTTGGCATCACCAATGCCAGCCTGGACCTTGCCGGCGTTTTTTTGGAGCCTTCCCTCGAGTTCCAGATCTTCGTTGCCTGTGACATGACCGGCGACTTCCTTCACTTTGCCTTTGGCTTCTTCGTAGCGGCCCTTGACCTGTTGTTTGTTCATCTGTCTGTCCTGTCAATGAATTGAGCCATCACTGGAGCGCGGAATGGGATTCCCAGCGCTGAGAAGAACAATACGCTTGCGATGGATGGCTGTCGGTTCGGTAACGCACATAAGAACTTCCAGCACAATAAAATCCGCGCCAGTTTTTCGTGCCGCTCTGTACGCCACGGAACGGAACCCGCAAAAAATTCCGACACGGCGACACCGTCCTGATCGAGCACCAGCCGGTGATCCAGAATGGCCGCGTCTTGGAGAAAGGCCGTGTCCGAAAACAGCATTCTTAGCACTACCCGGCCATCGGCAGAGGCCCAGCCAGTCCTGGCCATCGATTTCGGCACCTCAAACACCTACGTCACCAAGTGTCCAGGCGATAAAGAAGATCCGGTGGGCGTGGATTTCGGCAACGGCCGCGACGGCATCGCCACCGCGATCCTCTACCGCGATGGCAAGGAGGCGCTGATCGGCCATGTGGCGCTGGAGGAGTTTGGCGAGGCGGGTGCCGAGCACGACGACTACCGCATCCGCGCCCAGTTCAAACCGGAACTGGTCAGCCTGCCCGGACCGAATGGCCCGACTCATGGCCAAGGCTGTCGAGAGCCGCAACCGATCACGCAGGACGAGGCAAGGAGCCGCCAGATTCCGGCTCGAGATGTCGGCTCGAGATCCCGGCTCGCGCTGCGGTGGCTTAGGGTCTACTCTATTAAGAGTATTATCCGGCCGGCGCAATACGATACCCTACCCGGAAACCCTGAAGGAATCCCTGGCAAGCTCATTGAGCGTGAATCAGAATGACACCAACTCTCGGTCAAAAAAAATTTCTGGTCGTCGACGATTTCGCTGACATGCGCTCGGTGCTGCGCGGCATTCTGCGTTCTCTGGCGGTGACTGACTTCGACCTAGCCGCCACGGGCAACGAGGCGCTGGCGCTGATGCGCAAGCGCCGCCCCGACATCATTCTGTGCGATTACAACCTCGGCGAAGGCAAGGACGGGCAGCAGGTTCTTGAAGAAGCTCGCGAGCAGGGACTCATCGGCGTCGATACCATTTATTTAATGCTGACCGCAGAAAACACCCGCGAGATGGTCCTGGCCGCAGTGGAGTATGTGCCAGACAGCTATCTAACCAAGCCATTTACCTCCGAACTGCTGAAAACCCGGCTCGAAAAGCTGATCCAACAAAAGGCGCAGCTATCAGGTGTGAATGAGGCGCTAGTCGCCAAGGATTACGCGAAAGCCCTGCGCGAAATCAATACCTTGCTGGTCAATGAGCCCAGGAACCGCCTGGAATTGCTCAAGGTCAAGGCCCAGGCCCTGATTAGCAGTAATCAGCTTGACCAGGCACAGAAGGTCTATCAAGAAATTCTCAACGACCGGGATATCCGCTGGGCGCGACTCGGCGCTGGCAAGGTGCAGTTCTTAAAGAAAGACTACACCCAGGCCGAATCCACCCTGCGCGCCATCATTAGCGATGATCGCTTCATGATGCAGGCCTACGACCTTCTTGTGCAGACCCTGATGGCACAGGGCCGCGTCGAGGAGGCCGAAAAGCTGCTGGAACAGGCCGTGCAGATCTCGCCGCGCGGGCTGAAACGCCAGATTCAACTCGGCAACGTCGCTTTAAATAGCGGTAACACCCAGACGGCGGAAAAGGCCTTCAGCCGCGCCGTGAACCTGGCCAAGTACTCAAGGTACAATCACCCGTTAATCCACAGCGGATTGGCCAAATCGCTCACGGCCAATGGCCGGCATACCGAGGCCACCAAGGTGGTCAACGAGATCGAACGCAATTTCTCCGGTCACGAGGATGCCGAGTTCTATCAAGCTACGGCGGACGCCATGATCAAGGCCAACCAGGGCAACCTCAAGGAGGCCGCAGCCGCCCTAGCCATCGCCGAAAAGGCCATGGGAGATGCCAGCGGCGCCGAGGCATCAGAGCTCGGGCTGGAAATGGTGAAAGCCTATGCGAAAATCGGTCAGAAGGACAAAGCAGAAGCCATGCTGCAAAGCTCTATCGCCAATAATCACGATGACGACGCCTTCATTGCTCAGGTCAAGCAGGTGTGCAAGAGCGCCGGCATGGGCGATGAGGGCGACAAGAAAATTCACAAAGTCCAACAGGATATCATCAAGGTCAACAACGCTGGTGTGCGCCTGATCAAACAGGGCGAGTATGACGCCGCGATCAAACTGCTGCGCAGGGCCGCCGATGAAATGCCTGGCAATAAAACTGTGAACCTCAATGTCGCCAAAGCGATTATCATGAAAATGGAACAACAGGGCGCGCAGGCCGAGGATATTCGCTTGGTGCGAAGCTACGTCGAGCATGTGCGCGCCGCGGCCCCCGATGACTGGCGACTGGCCGACATCTCTGCGCACCTGCAACGGCTGATGTCAAAGTAAGAGAGACCTGATCATGGCGATGGATTTTTCCGACATGCTGGCGTCGTCGATTCACGACATCAAGAATTCCTTGAGTCTAATATCGACCACCCTGGCCGAGATGATTGGCAACGACGAAAACAGCTTTGCCGATTCGCGTCAGCCCAGTCTGCTTCAACATGAAGTCCAGCGTGTCAATCATAATCTGGTGCAATTGCTGTCTCTGTATAAACTTGGCGATGGTGCCTTGACGGTCGATATCGACGAACACAACATCGAAGAGATGTTCATCGAGTGCATGGCGAACAATCGCACTGTTTGCCTTGCGCTTGGCGTCGAACTCAGCTATGACTGCGACCCAATGCTCAACGGTTTCTTTGACCTCGAGATGGTTCGCAGCGTCATCGACAGCACCATTGGCAATGCGCGGCGTTATGCCAAGGAGCGCATTCAAGTCTCCGCGCGTGAAGACTCCGGGTTTCTGGTCATCCGCATCGAGGACGACGGCCGGGGCTTCCCGCCTGAACTGCTCCACCGTAGCGATACCAACGACCAGCTCCACGCGGTCAACCCGCGCGCGTCGGGTCGCACCAGACTCGGCCTGCTGTTTGCTGAAAAAATCAGCGCCCTGCATCGCTCTGGCGAACGCAAAGGCCATATCGAAGTCAAAAATGGCTGTAGCCTGCCTGGCGGTTGTTTTGAGCTCTGGTTACCATAAAGCAGGTCAAACACCGCGCACAGATCCCGCCATGCCTCGACAGTTTCGCTCCAGAGGTCTTGCCTCTGCTCTGCTCACCGCTGCTCAAGTTGTTGCCAGCCTCGCGCTGCTGGCAAGCCCTCTACTGACTCAAGCCAGCAGCGATTTGCGGATGCTGATTGATGTCTCTGGCAGCATGCGCGAAAACGACCCGCAAAATCTGCGCGTGCCCGCGCTGCGACTGGTGAGCGAGCTGCTGCCGAGTGGCAACCAGTCCGGCGTGTGGTTGTTCGCTGATCGCCCCGAGCCCTTGGTTGCCCCTGGCGCGGTTGATGATGCCTGGAGGGCGCAAACCCGCGAGCGCCTGCGTCGCATTCACTCCAACGGCAATTTCACCGATATCGAAGCGGCCATTGATGCCGCGCTCGCGGGCTGGTCCGAGCCGCCCGCAGCCGATGAACAGCGCCATCTAATTCTGCTCACCGATGGCCTGGTTGATGTACCCGACGCCGCCCAAGATGCCTCTGGTGAAGACAGCGATGCCGCCTCGCGCCGGCGCATCCTGGAAACCATCATCCCCCGGCTGCAAAGTCTCAAGGTGAAAACCCATGTGGTGGCCCTGTCCGACCAAGTCGACGCGGCATTGGTCGAGGCGCTCACCGTACAAACCGGAGGCTGGCTCGAGGTTGCCAACAATGCGGCAGCCCTGCAGCGCGCCTTCCTGCGCATGCTCGAACAGTCCGCCCCACCCACTACTGTCCCAATCGAAGGCAACCGATTCACCATCGACTCGGCTGTGCGCGAGTTTACTCTGCTGGCCTTTCATGCCCCAGACTCACCGGTCTCCTTGATCACCCCTGCTGGCAAGACCATCACCGCCGGGCGTATTCCACTGGACGGCAAGACCCAGGTCACCTGGAACAACGCGCGGGATTACGATCTGGTCACTATCACCAGTCCGTCAACGGGCGACTGGGAGTTGCAGGGCAGCCTGGACCCGGACAACCGGGTCGCGGTATTGACCGACCTCAACCTGGCCATGGAGCCACTACCAAACGCCATCCCCAACCAGGCGAGCTTTCTCCTCGACGTCTGGCCAACGGAAAAAGGCGCCCCGATTAAAATCCAGGACTTTCTTGAGCTTGCCACCGCCAAAGCAGTCTTTGATCTCAGCCCCGAGGATGGCGAACCGCCGGTCGAGTCCGCGCCCATGAGCACGACCGATCTGACCGCGCCCGCCCCCGAATCCGCCGCAGCCATCCCTGCGCTATCGCTGATTCTGCCGCTTGATCCAGCATCCCTGACCTACCGGATGGAAGTCGAGGCCGGCACCCTCGAGCCCGGCACCTACGAACTGCGAGTCCTGCTGGAAAGCGCAACCTTTCAGCGACAACTCACCCGCGGCCTGCGCGTTACAGGCACACCGCTGACACTCGAATACGAACCCCAAATGCCTGCGGAGGGCCAAACTGGCGAGGCGCGCCTTGATATCCGCCTGAAGTTCGAGTCCAACCTCATTCGTCCCGGCAGCCTGTTTGGCTATCTGCGTCTCAAAGGTCCCGAAGGCTCGGAGGCGGTGCTGGAGTTCAACGCCCTGACCAACGGCTCCGCAACCTACGACATCCCAATCACCCGGGCTGGCACTTACCGCGCCAGCGCGCGCCTGAAGGCTGAAACCGTCGCTGGCGAGCCCCTTCTGCTCGAGCCGCCGGAAGAAACTTTCGTTTTCGATTTCGACGACGGACAAGAACAGGAGCCACCGGCCGCGACAGGCGAAGCAAGCATTTCCTGGACCCTGCTCGCGGCCGTGGTCGGCGGCGGAACGGCAGCCTTCGCGCTACTCATGACCTTGGTGCTGTTCATCACGCGCACACCTTCCGATAAGCCCGCCACCAAAAAGACCAAGGAAGCCAAGGCATCCAAAAAGGCCGCCAAGAATAAAAAGGGCACGGAACTAGCCGACTGAGCCGGCACACACCCACCCGCCAACAAAAACGAGGATGCCAAGGAATGACGACGCTCGAGCTTGCCAGCTTGATCATGTCCGCCGAGTTTGCTCTGGCCTCGGCGGTCATTCTGTTTATTGTGCGCCGGCGCCAGCGCAGTGCCGCCAGAACCCAGGAGACTCAGACCGCCGAGTTGCACCAGTCGGTAGAGAGCGAAATACCGTCACGCCGGGAAAGTCTGACCAAGCTGTTTCAGGCCAATGCGCAGCTCAAGGGCCGCCAACTCACCACCACGGTGAATCAGTTTCTCTCGCGGGAGCAGGCCTTTTATGACGCCATGCTCAACATCTACCTCAACAAAGACGGCAAATCCCTTGCTGACATCCCCGATGAATTGCGCAAGGTGCTCACCCCCTGGGCGGAGCTGCAAGAGAGCGCCAACGAGGACAGCGCCGTTGCGGGCGATTTGCAGGCCGAGAACACTGAACTCAGCCAGCAACTCGAGCACAACAAGGAAATTATCGAGCGCCTGCTCGAGGAGTACGACGCCACCTTCAACAAGTTCCAGCACGCCGAGGAGCCACCCCCTGAAGACACTGGAGAGCGCCCGACCGAGGAGCCCGAAGAAGAGGAAAGCCTCGAAGACCAGATCAACGATATTCTGTCCTCTGAGCCACCGGAGGCAGAACAGAATTTTGACGACATCGACGCAGCGCGGGACGAGACCGAGGGCGACGAAGAGGAGCCTCTGATTTTCTCCAACAACGACGAGGACGAAACCGAGGAACTCGCCGACCTGTTTGACTCCGTGCAGAGTGATGACGACAAACCCAAGGACAGCTGAGCGACTGCCAAGACCGCCATCAATGCCGCCAGTAAGCCGGCAAGAACAAAATCAGCAGGGTAAAGATCTCCAGCCGCCCGGCGAGCATGCCGAACACCCCCAGCCATTTCACCACCGGGTCCATGGTGGTAAAGCTCGTGGCAACCTCGCCCAGTCCGGGGCCGAGCAGATTAATGGTGGCGACCACAGCGCCGAAGGCCGTTTCCAGCTCCAGCCCCGTGGCCATCATGGCGAGGGTCAGCAACAGCGCCGTGACGATATAGAGCACATAGAAGCCCCAGACTGAAAAAAGCACATCATCGCGCACTGGACGTTTGCCGATTTTGATCGTTGCCATGGCCTGTGGGTGCGCAAGCTGGAACAACTGGCGCACCCCGAGCTTGGCCAGCAGCATCACCCGCAGCACCTTAAGACCGCCGGCGGTGGAACCTCCGCAGCCGCCGACAAAGGCCAGAATCACCAAACTCATGGGCACATGCAGCGGCCAGGCGGCAAAGGTCGCGGTGCTGTAGCCAGTGCCAGTCAGGACCGAGGCCGACTGGAAAGCCGCATAGCGCCATGCCTCCCAACCATCGCCATAGACACCCGCCCACCACAGACTCAGCGCCACCACGGAGGCACCCCCGAGGAAAATCAGACCGTAGGTGCGCACCTCCGGATCAGTGATATA includes the following:
- a CDS encoding CsbD family protein, with the protein product MNKQQVKGRYEEAKGKVKEVAGHVTGNEDLELEGRLQKNAGKVQAGIGDAKEEIEDVAEEIKKDI
- a CDS encoding EF-hand domain-containing protein, which produces MRHQNRTLSMSFALTLAGVGLSGALLAQSPPGPMTFASCDKNGDGAITEQEFTTAHEERMAERSAQGMPMRNAANPPTFADFDQNADGELTPEEFEAGQQAQRQSRPGMGMGTGMGSEAASGAGK
- a CDS encoding acetate and sugar kinases/Hsc70/actin family protein, which produces MSENSILSTTRPSAEAQPVLAIDFGTSNTYVTKCPGDKEDPVGVDFGNGRDGIATAILYRDGKEALIGHVALEEFGEAGAEHDDYRIRAQFKPELVSLPGPNGPTHGQGCREPQPITQDEARSRQIPARDVGSRSRLALRWLRVYSIKSIIRPAQYDTLPGNPEGIPGKLIERESE
- a CDS encoding mechanosensitive ion channel family protein — encoded protein: MLGAMFCWGIASVMAQESVGTGNEPHKPISSATEELSLAPAKVDVKPVAQDEEIRKRLQTVLDATDWFTDPQVRVQEGVVFLSGQVESDELRTWAGDLSRNTQDVVAVANRIEVPQPSAWDFRQTSSGISALWRDFIRAMPFFLFGLLILVLSVVTALLATRGVRALLRQRVRTKLLQTVIARAAGGFVVLCGVYLILRVSGLTQLALTLVGGTGLIGLVLGIAFRDITENFLSSIFLSIQRPFETGDLVEIAGVTGYVQQLNMRTTILMTLDGNLAQIPNATVYKSILSNFTTNANRREDFVVGIGYDDAINEAQEIARKVLADHPAVLNDPEPSVLADSLGSATVNLRVYFWLNGREHSWLKVRSSVIRLVKLAFQNHGIEMPDEAREVVFPQGVPVSMLAEKPAANAQSAVPAKPFPAASRHQDLEVVSTKAEAGLYSESSVIEEQAREARPLKEGENLLPAASATAAFEEHTKETRP
- a CDS encoding chemotaxis protein CheB — translated: MNAKPTATDFPIVCVGGSAGGLDAYLRLLEHLPPHMGVAIVIVNHLRTVATHLHEILPAYTKMPVELITERLLIRPNQVFIIPAQRDLHVLDGVFRLQPISKPRGWPDVITVFLRSLTEHWNGQLIAVIVSGLDGDGAEALCEIKAVGGITIAQAPDTAGESAMPESAIASGCIDLILSPEDIAREIIRIAKASA
- a CDS encoding ABC transporter permease — translated: MSHAATIYRLGIKELWSLARDPMMLVLIAYTFTVSIYVAATAMPETLHKAPIAIVDEDASPLSIRIATAFYPPRFNPPAMIPLNRIDAGMDAGDYTFVLDIPPDFQRDVLAGRSPAIQLNVDATRMSQAFTGSSYVQQMVLGEVSEFVQRYRASPEWPVELALRARFNPNLEQSWFGALMEIINNVTMLSVILTGAALIREREHGTIDHLLAMPVTPAEIMLSKVWSMGLVVLLAATIALVFVVQGILRVPIAGSLALFLVAAGLHLFATTSMAIFMATLARSMPQFGMLAVLVLLPLQLLSGNSTPRESMPELVQNLMLAAPTTHFVAASQAILFRGAGLAVVWPQFLTLGLIGAVLFTIALNRFRRTISQMA
- a CDS encoding sensor histidine kinase; this encodes MAMDFSDMLASSIHDIKNSLSLISTTLAEMIGNDENSFADSRQPSLLQHEVQRVNHNLVQLLSLYKLGDGALTVDIDEHNIEEMFIECMANNRTVCLALGVELSYDCDPMLNGFFDLEMVRSVIDSTIGNARRYAKERIQVSAREDSGFLVIRIEDDGRGFPPELLHRSDTNDQLHAVNPRASGRTRLGLLFAEKISALHRSGERKGHIEVKNGCSLPGGCFELWLP
- a CDS encoding MBL fold metallo-hydrolase — translated: MLFKQLFEPISSTYTYLLGCEETGQAILIDPVLPTWSRDLAAIAELGLKLVYTLDTHIHADHITAASTLKRESGSRIAHPAIDALPCTDEPVQEGTPLAVGSLRIDPLFTPGHTDGHHAYRVGDRVLTGDALLIDGCGRTDFQNGDAPALYRSVRETLFSQPDETLVYPAHDYEGRRVSSIAQEKARNPRLGGERSLADFVALMGELDLSYPTFIDYAVPGNRECGVCPADVPEDLQRYCKQMSDSRQG
- a CDS encoding tetratricopeptide repeat protein, producing MTPTLGQKKFLVVDDFADMRSVLRGILRSLAVTDFDLAATGNEALALMRKRRPDIILCDYNLGEGKDGQQVLEEAREQGLIGVDTIYLMLTAENTREMVLAAVEYVPDSYLTKPFTSELLKTRLEKLIQQKAQLSGVNEALVAKDYAKALREINTLLVNEPRNRLELLKVKAQALISSNQLDQAQKVYQEILNDRDIRWARLGAGKVQFLKKDYTQAESTLRAIISDDRFMMQAYDLLVQTLMAQGRVEEAEKLLEQAVQISPRGLKRQIQLGNVALNSGNTQTAEKAFSRAVNLAKYSRYNHPLIHSGLAKSLTANGRHTEATKVVNEIERNFSGHEDAEFYQATADAMIKANQGNLKEAAAALAIAEKAMGDASGAEASELGLEMVKAYAKIGQKDKAEAMLQSSIANNHDDDAFIAQVKQVCKSAGMGDEGDKKIHKVQQDIIKVNNAGVRLIKQGEYDAAIKLLRRAADEMPGNKTVNLNVAKAIIMKMEQQGAQAEDIRLVRSYVEHVRAAAPDDWRLADISAHLQRLMSK
- a CDS encoding CsbD family protein, which codes for MKDHSIESLTEVSRGCQFGSAQKKLLSMCAAEPTASPRARIFSFSAGNPIPRWGDHSIHSQDRQMNKQQVKGRYEEAKGKAKDVAGHAVGNEKLEVEGKIQKKAGKAQAGIGDAKAKIKKGS